CAGGCCGGCCACATCGGCAAGATCGTGCTGACCGTGACCGACCGGCAGACCGTCCCGGTCACCCCGGCCCCCGGTGCCGCCCGGATCCGCCCCGACGCCAGCTACCTGATCACCGGCGGCTTCGGCGGACTCGGCCTCGGCGTCGCCCGCTGGCTCGCCGACTCCGGCGCCCGCCAGCTCGTCCTGGTCGGCCGTACCGGCGCGCCGGACACCGCCCGGCCGGTCCTCGACGACCTGGCCCGGGCCGGGGTGGAGGTGGTCGCCCTCGCCGCCGACCTGACCGTCGCCGACGAGGTGGCCCGGGTGCTCGGCCACGTCCGGGAGCACCTGGCGCCGCTGCGCGGCGTAGTGCACGCGGCCGGCGTGCTGGACGACGGCATCCTGCTCCAGCAGACCGCCGAACGGTACCGGCGGGTGGCCCGTCCCAAGGTCGACGCCGCGTGGCACCTGCACGACCAGACCCGCACCGAGACGCTGGACTTCTTCGTCCTGTTCTCCTCGGTGACCTCCGTGCTCGGCTCACCCGGCCAGGGCGGCTACGCCGCCGGCAACGCCTTCCTCGACGCGCTGGCCCACACCCGTCGGGCCGCCGGCCTGCCGGCGCTGAGCGTCAACTGGGGCCCCTGGTCGGCGGTGGGCATGGCAGCCCGACTGGAGCAGGGCGGCCAGGAGGCGCTGCGTGGCCTGCGCGCGATCAGCCCGGACCAGGGCGTCACCGTCCTCGGCGGGCTGCTCGGGCGGGACACCGCCCAGGTCGCCGTGATGCCGTTCGACGCCGCCGAGTGGGTGGCCGCCTACCCGGCCGCCGCCCGCAGCAACCAGCTCGCCCACCTCGGCGCCGACGCGGTCGGCCAGCCGGCGGCGGCCGGCGCCCGCGCCGACTTCCTGGCCGCCGAGCCGGGACGCCGTCGCCGGGCGGCGATGGAGACGTACGTCCGCCAGGAGGCGTCCCGGGTGCTGCGCCTGGCCCCGGCCCGGATCGGCGTCGGCACTCCGCTGCGCAGCCTCGGCTTCGACTCGCTGATGTCGCTGGAGCTGCGCAACCGCCTGGAGGCGGGCCTCGGCATCGCGCTGTCGTCCACGGTCATCTGGAACTACCCGACGATCGCGGTGCTGGTGCCCTACCTGGCCGAGCGGATGGCGATCCCGCTCGACCCGCCCACCGCACCGGACGGCCCCGACGACGCCGACCCCGGACCGGCCGGCGGGCGGGGTGGCATCTCGGTCGACGACCCCCTCGGCGACCTCTCGGTCGACGACGACCTGGGCGACCTCTCGGTCGACGACCTGGCGGCGCTGCTCGTGCAAGAACTCAACGACCTCGATTCCTGACGGCGGACAAGGAACCGACAATGCCCTCAGCGGAACACCCCTCGGCGGCCACGCTGCACCGCGCGTTGACCGCGGTGCGCGACCTGCGCGCCAAAATCGAGGCCAGCGAGCGCGCCCGGACCGAGCCGATCGCCATCGTCGGCCTGGCCTGCCGCTTCCCCGGCGGCGCGAACAGCCCCGAGGCGTACTGGGCCCTGCTGCGCGACGGGGTCGACGCGGTCTCGGAGGTGCCCGCCGACCGGTGGGACGCCGACACCCTCTACGACCCGGACCCCACCACGCCCGGTCGGGTCGCCAGCCGGTGGGGCGGCTTCCTGGACCAGGTGGACCGGTTCGACGCGGCCTTCTTCGGCATCTCGCCCCGGGAGGCCGACCAGATGGACCCGCAGCAGCGGCTCCTGCTGGAGGTCGCCTGGGAGGCCCTGGAGAGCGCCGGGCAGACCACCGAACAGCTGGCCGGCAGCGCCACCGGCGTCTTCGTCGGCGTACACAGCCACAGCAACGACTACACCTGGCTCCAGTTCGCCGACCCGGAACGGATCGACACCTACACCGGCACCGGCACCTCGCACAGCGTCCTCGCCGGCCGGATCTCGTACCTGCTCGACCTGCGCGGGCCGAGCGTCGCCCTGGACACCGCGTGCTCGTCCTCCCTGGTCGCGGTGCACCTGGCCGTGCAGAGCCTGCGCAGCGGCGAGTGCCGGACCGCGCTGGCCGGCGGGGTGAACCTGGCGCTCGGCCCGCACTTCGCGATGGCCACCACCAAGATGCGGATGATGGCCGCCGACGGCCGCTGCAAGACCTTCGACGCCGCCGCCGACGGCTTCGTACGTGGCGAGGGCTGCGGCGCGGTGGTGCTCAAGCGGCTCTCCGACGCGCGACGCGACGGCGACCCGGTCCTCGCGGTGATCCGTGGTACGGCGGTCAACCAGGACGGCCGGACCAACGGCCTGACCGCCCCGAGTGGGCTGTCCCAGCGGCAGATCGTCGCGCAGGCACTGACCAACGCGGGCGTCGAGCCGGCGGAGGTCGACGCGGTCGAGGCCCACGGCACGGGCACCGCGCTCGGCGACCCGATCGAGATCGAGGCGCTGACCGAGGTGTTCGGCCCGGCGACCGGGCAGAGCCGACCGATCACCCTCGGCTCGGTCAAGACCAACATCGGCCACCTGGAGGCCGCCGCCGGCATCGCCGGCCTGATCAAGGTGGTGCTGTCGCTGCGGCACGAGGCGGTCCCGCCCCACCTGCACTTCCGTACCCTCAACCCGAACACCTCGCTGGCCGGGACCCGGTTCGTCATCCCGACCGAGCTGCGCCCCTGGCCCCGCGGCGAGCACCCCCGGTACGCCACGGTCAGCTCGTTCGGCTGGTCCGGCACCAACGGCTGCCTGGTGCTGGCGGAGGCCCCCGCCGACGACACCCCCGCTGGGGACACCCGCGCGGTCATGGACACCCCCGCTGGGGACACCCGCGCGGTCATGGACACCCCCGCGCCCGCAGTCGGGGCGGCCGACCGGGTGGAGCTGCTGCCGCTGTCCGCCCGCAGCCCGCAGGCGCTGCGTGCGCTGGCCGGCGCGTACCGGTCGATGCTGGCCGACACCGACGTGCCGCTGCGTGACCTGTGTTGGACGGCGGCCGTCCGGCGCAGCCACCACCCGTTCCGGGCGGCGGTCACCGGCCGCAGCCACACCGAACTGGCCGACCGGCTGGCGGCCGTCGTCGACGCCCCCGCCCCGGCCGAGGCGGCCGTCCCGGACATCCCGGCCGGACCGGTCTTCGTCTTCTGCGGCCAGGGCGCGCAGTGGGCCGGCATGGGCCGGGACCTGCTGGCGGCCGAACCGGTCTTCGCCGAGACGCTGCGCCGCTGCGACGAACTGTTCCACGCCCTCGCCGGCTGGTCACTGCTGGACGAGATCGTCGCCGACGAGGACCGCTCCCGGCTGGACCGCACCGAGGTCGCGCAACCCGCGCTCTTCGCGGTGCAGGTGGCCCTCGCCGCGCTCTGGCGCTCGTGGGGCGTCGAACCCGAGACGGTGATCGGCCACAGCGTCGGCGAGGTCGCCGCCGCCCACGTCGCCGGGGTGCTCAGCCTCGAGGACGCGGTACGCGTGGCGTACCACCGGGGTCGGGTGATGCAGTCGGCGCACGGACTCGGTCGGATGGCCACCGTGGCGCTGCCGGAACACGAGGCCGCGCAGGCCGTGGCCCGGTACGGTGACCGGCTGACCGTCGCGGCGGTCAACAGCCCCACCTCGACGGTGCTGGCCGGTGACGCCGACGCGCTGGCCGAGGTGCTGGCCGTCCTCGCCGAACGGGGCGTGTCCAGCCGGCCGCTGCGGGTCGAGTACGCCTTCCACAGCCCGCAGATGGCACCCTTCCAGGCCCTGCTGATCCAGGCGCTGCACGGCATCACGCCCCGCCCGGCCGTCGTGCCGATCGTGTCCACGGTGACCGGGCTCCCCGCCACCGACGGGGACTACGGCCCGGCGTACTGGGCCCGCAACATCCGGCAGCCGGTCCGGTTCGCGGCGGCCCTGGCCCAACTCGACGGGGCAGGTGCCGGCTGCACTGTGCTCGAGGTCGGCCCGCAGCCGGTCCTGGCGCGGCCGATCGTCGAGCAGGCCGAGCGGCACGGTCGGCCCGGCGTGGTGCTGGCGTCGATGCGGGCCGGCGCGGACGGCCGGACCACCCTGCTGACCGCGCTCGGCGGGCTCTACCGCGCCAACCACACCGTCGACTGGACGCGCGCGCACCCGATCCCCGGCCGGTGCGTGCCGCTGCCCGGCTACCCCTGGCAGCGCCAGCGGCACTGGCTGCGCGGCACGCCCCGCCCGGCACATCGGACCCCGGCATCGGGCGGCCACCCGCTGCTCGGCCGACGCATCAACACCGCCGTGCCGACCTTCGACAACGTTCTCGACGCCGGGGGCTTCCTCGGCGACCACCGGATCCACGGCGCGGCGCTGCTGCCGATGACCGCGTACCTCGAGCTGGCCCTGGCCGCCCACGGCGGCACCGCCCCGGCCCAGGTCACCGACCTGATGCTGCACCAGCCGCTGGTCCTGTCGGACGACGCGCCCCGGTCGGTGCAGGTCGTGCTGACCCCGGCGGCCGGCGCCGGCGCCGGGTGGTTGCAGGGGTCCCCTGCTACGCAAAAAGCGGTAACAGGGGACCCCTGCTACCACCTCAGCAACGGGACGGTGCAGGTGTTCAGCCAGCCGGCCACCGGCGGCCACGACCAGCCGTGGACCCGGCACGCGACCGGCGGGGTGGGGGAGTACACCCCGCCCCCGGCCGACCGCCGCGACCCGGCGACGCTGCCCGACAGGCTCACCCCGGTCGACGTCGCGCCGTTCTACCAGCGCCTCCGGTCGGCCGGCATCGCGTACGGCCCAGCCTTCACCGGCGTTCGTGAGCTGTGGCGCGGCACCGACCAGGCCGTCGGCCGGGTCGCCCTGGCTGACGATTCCGATGACTACCGCTGGCATCCCGCGCTGCTCGACGCCGCCCTCCAGGTGGCCCTGGCCGCGTTCCCCGACGACCCGGCCGACGCCTGGCTGCCGATCGGCCTGGACCGCTTCGCCACGGTCACCGCGCCCGGCCGGCAGGTGTGGAGCCACGCCCGGCTGCGCAGCCGCAGCGCCGAGGCGGCCGTCGCCGACATCGAACTGCGTACCGCCGATGGGGTCCTGGCTGCCCGGATCGAGGGCCTGCTGCTGCGCCGCGCCGACCGGCACGCCCTGCACGGCGCCGCCGCCCCGGAAAACCGGTACGAGATCGCCTGGGAGCCGGCCGAGTCGACCACCCCGACCTCCGGCCCCGGCGACTGGCTGCTCCTGGCCGACCACGGCGGCACCGGCACCGCCCTCGCCGACCTGCTGCGGTCCCGGGGTGAGCGGGTCGACCTGCTGCCCCCGGACGCCGACCCGACCGGGCCGCTGCGGCAGCCCGGCCGGACCTGGCGCGGCGTGGTCGACCTCGGTGGCCTCGACGCTCCGGCCGGCGAGCCGGCCCTGGAGGAGGTGCTGGTCGCCCACGAGCGGACCGTCCGCCGGGTGCTCGACCTGGTGTCCACCCCGGCCGTCGACGACTCCACCGCGCCCCGGCTGTGGCTGGTCACCCGGGGCGCCCGGGCGGTCGTCTCCGGCGAGCCGGTCACGGTCACCCACGCCCCCGCCTGGGGGCTGGCCCGCGCGGTCAACCGGGAACGGGCCGACCTGCGCTGCGGGTGCGTCGACCTCGACCCGGCCGACCCCCGGCCGGTGGCCCCGGAACTGGCCGACCTGCTGCTCGCCGCCAACGGCGAGGACGAGGCCGCGCTCCGCGACGGCGTCGTGCACGTGCCTCGGCTGGTGCCCGCCGAGTCGCCGGCCGTAGCTGACCGCCCGGTGCGGCTGCGGATCCGGGAACGCGGCGTGCTGGAGAACCTCACCCTCGAACCGGCCACCCGCCGTCAGCCGGAACCCGACGAGGTGGAGATCCGGGTCCACGCCACCGGACTCAACTTCCGGGACGTGCTGAACACCCTCGGCATGTACCCGGGTGAGGCCGGCCCGCTCGGTCTGGAGTGCGCGGGCGAGGTCGTCGCCGTCGGCGCACGGGTCACCGACCTCGCCGTCGGGGACCGGGTCCTCGCGCTGGCCCCGGCGAGCTTCGCCAGCTACGTCACGGTCTCCGCCGCGCGGGTCGCACCGATCCCCGCCGGGCTGGACTACGCCGAGGCGGCCACCGTCCCGGTCACGTACCTCACCGCCGCGTACGGGCTGCACCACCTGGCCCGGCTCAAGCCCGGCGAGCGGGTGCTGATCCACGCGGCGGCCGGCGGCGTCGGACTGGCCGCCGTACGGCTGGCCCACGCCGCCGGGGCGGAGGTGTTCGCCACCGCCAGCCCCGCCAAGTGGCCGGTCCTCACCGACCTGGGCGTCCGGCACGTGTTCCACTCCCGCACCCTCGACTTCGCCGACGCGATCCGCGACCGCACCGACGGGCAGGGCGTGGACGTGGTGCTGAACTCGCTGGCCGACGAGTTCATCCCGCGCAGCATCGGCGTGCTGCGCGAGGGTGGCACCTTCCTGGAGATCGGCAAGCGCGGCATCTGGGACGCCGAGCGGGTTGCCCGGCTGCGGCCCGACGTGCAGTACCACCCGTTCGACCTGGGCGCGGTCGCCGACGCCGACCCGGCGCTGATCCGGGAGACGCTGCGCGAACTGACCGACGGGCTCGGCGCGGGACGGCTCGCCCCGCTGCCGCTGCGGGCCTTCCCGCTCGACCGGGCGGTGGACGCGTTCCGCCACATGGCCCAGGCACGGCACGTCGGCAAGGTCGTGGTGACCCACGACCACCCGCCCGTGGTGCGCCCCGACGCGACGTACCTGATCACCGGTGGCCTCGGCGGGATCGGCCCGGCGGTGGCCCGCTGGCTGGTCGACCGGGGTGCCCGCCACCTGGTGCTGCTCGGCCGGAGCGCGCCCTCGGCGGAGGTCGCCGCGACCCTGCGCGACCTGCACCCGGACGCGCGGATCCACACCCGACAGGCCGATGTGGCCGACCCGGACGCGCTGGCCGGCATGCTCGCCGAGATCGCCGCCACCATGCCGCCGCTGCGTGGGATCGTGCACGCCGCCGGGGTGCTCGACGACGGGGTGCTCGCCCAGCAGACCTGGTCGCGGTTCGCCGGGGTGCTCGCCCCCAAGGTGGCCGGCGGCTGGAACCTGCACCTGCTCACCCGGGACCTACCGCTGGACTTCCTGGTGTTCTGCTCGTCGGTGGCCGCGCTGCTCGGCTCGGCCGGGCAGAGCAGCTACGTCACCGCCAACACGTTCCTCGACACGCTCGCCCACCACCGGCGGGCCCGGGGCCTCGCCGCGACCAGTGTCGCCTGGGGACCGTGGGCCGACGGCGGCATGGCCGCTCGCCTGGACGACCGGCAGCGGCAGCGCCTCGCCGCGCAGGGCTTCCGGGCGCTGCCGGCGGACGAGGCCACCGACGCCCTCGGCCGGGTGCTGGACGCCCGGACGACCCAGGCCGGGGTGTTCGCCGTGGACTGGCCGACCCACCTGCGCGGCTACGGCGACCGTCCGCCGGCGCTGCTGGCCCGACTGCGCCGCGCCGAGACGCCACCCGCCGCCAGCTCGACCGACCAAAACCCGACCGACCTGGATCCGACCGGCCAGGGCCCGACCGGTGGCGCCCGCGAGCGGATCGAGGACGCCCACCCCACCGAGCGCCGCCAACTCCTCCAGGAGTACGTGCAGCGCGTCGCGGTCACCATTCTCGGCCTGCCGTCGGCACAGCCGGTCAACCCGCAGCAGCCGCTGCGGGAACTCGGCCTGGACTCGCTGATGGCGGTCGAACTGCGCAACGCGCTGGGCGTGTTCGCCGGCCGGCACCTGCCCAGCACCCTCGCCTTCGACCACCCCACGGTGACCCGGCTGACCGACTACCTGCTCCGCGAACTGTTCCCCGAGCCCACGACGCCGCCCCCGGCGGCCAGCACCCCGCCGCCCCCGACGGGCCGGCCGACCTGGTCGCCCGGGTCGCCGCCCTGGACGACGCCGACGTCGAGGCGCTGCTGGCCGCGAAACTCTCCGCCCTGGAGGTGACCAACCATGAGTGACACCGGAGCCACCGCGGCGACGCTGTCCCCGCTCAAGCGCGCCCTGGTCGCGATCGAGACCCTCCAGGCCCGCCTGGACGAGATCGAACGCGCCCGCACCGAACCCATCGCCATCGTCGGCGTGGGCTGCCGGCTGCCCGGCGGCGCGAACAGCCCCGACGAGTTCTGGACCCGACTGCGCGACGGCGTGGACCTGATCTCCGAGGTGCCCGCCGACCGGTGGGACGCCGACGCCTACCACGACCCGGAGCAGGCCACCCCGGGCACGATGAGCAGCCGCGACGGCGGCTTCCTCGACCAGGTCGACCGGTTCGACCCGGGCTTCTTCGGCCTCTCCCTCGGCGAGGCGGCCAGCATGGACCCGCAGCAGCGGCTGCTGCTGGAGGTCGCCTGGGAGGCCCTCGAACACGCCGGGCAGGTGCCGGCGAAGCTGGCCGGCACGCACACCGACGTGTATGTGGGCATCAGCACCTGGGACTACTCCCTCCTGCTCGGCGGCGCGCCCATCCGGGGGCTCTCCGGCACCGCGTTCAGCATCGCCGCGAACCGCCTCTCCTACGTCTTCGACCTGCACGGCGCGAGCCTGGCGGTGGACACCGCCTGCTCGTCGTCGCTGGTCGCGGTGCACCTGGCTTGTCAGAGCCTGCGCGCCGGCACCGCCCGCACGGCCCTCGCCGGCGGCGTCAACGTGATGCTCTGGCCGGAGACCACGGCGGCGTTCTCCCAGGTCGGCATGCTCTCCCCGGACGGACGCAGCCGCACCTTCGACGCCAGCGCCAACGGCTACGTGCGGGGCGAGGGCGCCGGCATGGTCGTCCTGAAGCGACTCTCCGACGCCCGCGCCGATGGCGACCGGGTGCTGGCCGTCATCCGGGGCTCGGCGGTCAACCAGGACGGGCACAGCAACGGCCTGACCGCCCCCAACAGCGTCGCCCAGGAGGCGGTGCTGCGGGCCGCCCTCGCCGACGCCCGGATCGCCCCGCACCGCGTCGACTACGTCGAGGCGCACGGCACCGGCACCACCCTCGGCGACCCGATCGAGGTGCGCGCCCTGGCCGCCGCGCTGGGCCCGGGCCGCGACCCGGACCACCCGCTGCTCCTCGGCTCGGTCAAGACCAACACCGGGCACCTGGAGGCCGCCGCCGGCATCACCGGCCTGATCAAGGTGGCGCTGGGCCTGCACCACGGCGAGATCCCCCCGCACCTGCACCTGCGTGAGCTGAACCCGCACGTCGAGTGGGACAAGCTGCCGCTGCGGGTGACCACCACCCGCACCGCCTGGCCGTCCCCGGCCGGCAAACGGGTCGCCGGGGTCAGCTCGTTCGGCTTCGGCGGCACCAACGCCCACATCGTCCTCGGTGACGCGCCGACCGACCCCGCCCCGACCGCCCCGGCCGACCAGCGGCCGTTGCGGCTGCTGACCGTGTCCGGACGCAGCGAGGAGGCGCTGCGCGACCAGGCCCGCCGGTACGCCGACCGGCTCGCCGCGTCGCCCACCCCGACGCTGGCCGGGCTGTGCCACACCACCAACGCCCGACGGACCCACTTCGCGCACCGGGCGGCGGTGCCGGTGGCCGACCTGACCGCCGCCCGCGCCGCGCTGACCGCGCTCGCGGCCGGCGACACCCCCGACGGGCTGTACCGGGCCGCCGTCCCCACCGGCACCCGGCGCCGACTGGCGTTCGTCTTCCCCGGTCAGGGCGGCCAGCACATCGACATGGGACGCGAGCTGTACCGGACCGAACCGGTGTTCCGGCGGACCATCGACCGGATCGCTGAACTGTTCGACGTGCACCACCCGTGGCGGCTGCGCGACGTCATGTACCCGGCCGAGGGCGGCGTCCGCTACCCGATCGACGAGACCGAGTACGCCCAGCCGACGCTCTTCGCGATCCAGTGCGCGCTGGCCGAGACGTGGCGCTCCTGGGGCGTCCGCCCCGACGCGGTGATGGGGCACAGCCTCGGCGAGTACGCCGCCGCCTGGGTCGCCGGGGTGTTCAGCCTGGAGACCGGGGTCCGGCTGATCGTGGAACGCGGCCGGCTCACCCAGACCCTGCCGCCGACCGGCATGATGGCCGCCTGCTCGGCCTCCGCCGAGGACGTCGCCGCCCTGCTCGACGGGTACGCCGGCCAGGTGGCGATCGCCGCCATCAACGGCCCCGAGCACACCGTCATCTCCGGCGAGAAGACGGCCGTGCAGGCGGTGCTGGAACGGCTGGAGGAGGACTTCGTCCTCACCCGCCCGCTGCGGGTGTCGTACGCGTCGCACTCGCCGCTGCTGGAACCGATCCTCGACGAGTTCGAGAAGGCCATCACCGGGCAGGACTTCGGCGAGCCGCAGATCCCGTTCATGTCCACCTACCGGGCGACCATGCTCCGCTCAGGCGTCTGCCACGACCCGGCGTACTGGCGGCAGCAGCTCCGCGAGCCGGTCCGGTTCCTGGAGGCCACCCGGGCGCTCGCCGCCGAGGGCTACGACACCTTCCTGGAGATGGGCCCGAAGGACACCCTGATCGAGATGGGCAAGCGCTGCCTGCCCCGGGGCACCGGCCGCTGGCTGCGCTCGCTGGACCCGGAGACCGGCAACTGGCAGACCCTGCTGGACAGCGCGGCCGGCCTGCACACCCACGGCGTCGACTTCGACTGGGACGCGTTCGAGGGCGCCGCCCACCCGCCGGTCGACCTGCCGACCTACCCATTCCAGCGGCGCCGCTGCTGGCTGGACCCGGAGCAGATCCGGGCGCACCGCCTGACCACGGAAGACCAGAGGTGACGGAGATGCCCGACGTACTCGAGGTGACCGCTGACGGGTCGGGGATCGTCCGGGTCGCCATCTGCGACCCGGAACGGGAGAACCGGCTCAGCTACGAACTGGTCGACCAGCTCATGGCGACCCTGGACAAGCTGGCCGGCGACGAGTCGGTGAAGGTGCTGCTGGTCACCGGCACCAGGGAGATCTGGTGTGCCGGGGGCACCCTCCAGATGCTCAAGGAGATGGCCAGCGGCGTGTACGACGAGCGCCGCCTGCTCGCCCTCTCCGACCGGTTGTTGAGCTTCCCGGTGCCGGTGATCGGCGCCCTGGAGGGACACGCCGTCGGCGGCGGACTGGCCCTGGCGCTCTGCTGCGACCTGACTGTCGCCGCCGAGAACCGCCGCTACGCGGTCAACTCCGCGAGCATGGGGTTCACCCCGGCGATGGGCCTGTCGGTGCTGCTGCCGGCCGCGGTCGGTCACCACTTCGCCGCCGAGATGATCTTCACCGGCAAGTACTACAAGGGCCGCGAACTGGCCGACCGGCGACTGTTCAACGCGGTCGTCCCCGCCGACGAGGTGCTGGCCCGCGCCACCGACCTCGCCGAGCAGATCGCCGAGAAGCCCCGCTACGTGCTGGAACTGCTGAAGGAGACGCTGGCCCTGCCCAAGCGTCACCTCCTCCAGGACGCCATCGCCCGTGAGCCGCTGATGAACCGGGTCTGCTTCAACCAGCCCGGCAGCGACGCCCTGCTCGACCAGACGTACCTGAACTGACCCGAGACGAGGAGAACACCCCCATGCGGGTAGGTATCGAGAAGCTCAACCTGTACGGCGGTCGCGCGTACCTCACGATCGCCGACCTCGCCTCGGCGCGCGGCGGCTCCCTCGACGAGCTGGAACGCCGCCAGATGGTGCCCTACGAGGCCCGGTCGATCATCCCGCCGTACGAGGACCCGGTGACCCTGGCGGTCAACGCCACCGAGCGGCTGCTCACCGACGCCGACCGGGAACAGATCGAACTGGTCGTGGTGGCCACCGAGTCCGCCGTGGACTTCGGCAAGCCGATCTCCACCTGGGTGCAGCGGTACTCCCGGCTGCCCGCGCACAGCCGCAACTTCGAGGTCAAGCACATGTGCTACGGCGGCACCGCCGCGCTGCGCGTCGCCGCCTCCTGGGTCGCCTCGAACGTCCGGCCCGGCAAGAAGGCCCTGGTCATCAACAGCGACCTGAGTCGGACCCGCAACCACGTGCAGACCGAGGACGACGACCTCGGCGAGCTGATGGCCGGCGGCAGCGCGGTCGCCATGCTGGTCAGCGCCGAGCCGACCGTGTTCGAACTGGAGTTGGCGAAGGCCGGCTACTGGACCAACGAACTCTCCGACGCGCTGCGCCCCAACTCGCGTACCGAGATCATCACCGGGCAGACCAGCTTCTACTCGTACCTCGACGCGCTCGAGGAGACCTACGAGCGGTACGAGCACATCGTCGGCGAGTTCGACTTCGACACGTACTTCCGGAAGAACATCTACCACGCGCCCTTCCCCGGCATGACCCGCGTCGCGCACAAGACCCTGCTCAACCGGCTCGGCGTGTTCGACAAGGCGGCCATCGAGGCGAGCTGGCGGGAGCGGGTCGCCGACAGCACCCACTTCGCCCGGCGGATCGGCAGCGCGTACGGCGCGTCCACCTTCATCTGCCTGCTCGGCATGCTGTACGCCGGCAGCGGCTTCGCCGCCGGGGACCGGTTCTCCGTCTTCGCGTACGGCTCCGGCTGCCAGGCCGAGTTCTACAGCGGCCTGGTCGGCGCCGACGCGCAGGCGTACGTGCGGGGCCTCGACGTGGACGCGCACCTCGACTCCCGGGTCCGCCTCGGCGTCGAGCAGTACGAGCAGATCGAGAAGGCGTGCGAGTCGAACATCGACGAGCCCAGCTACGAGCCGCTGACCCAGGACGTCGGCGACCTGTACGCGCAGCGCTACGACGGCCAGCGCCTGCTCGTCCTCGAGGGCGTCCGCGACTACCAGCGCCACTACACCTGGAGCTGATCGTGGATCGCGCGGTTCGCTCCGAGATCGCCGACGGCGTCTGCTTCGTGACGCTCGTCGCCGCCGCCAACGGCAACGCCATCAACTTCGACCTGATCGACGGGTTGGAGGAGGCACTCGACGCCGTGGACGCCGACCCGGACTGCCGGGCCCTGGTGCTCACCGCCGAGGGGGACACCTTCTGCCGGGGGCTCGACCTGGAGGCGTTCTTCGTCCACGGCAGACTGCCGGAACGTGAGCAGCTCCGTCGGCTGCCGGCCTGCCTGGCCCGGCTGCGGCGGTCCCGCGTACCGGTGATCGCCGTCGCGGACGGCGAGGCCATGGGCGGCGGTGTCGGTCTCCTCGCGGCCTGCGACCTGGTGCTGGGCACCCCGAACGCCCGGTTCATGCTCTCCGAACCGATCGTCGGCCTGGTGCCCGCCACCATCGTGCCGTTCCTGCTGCTGCGCACCGGCCCGGCCCGGCTGCGGGCGATGACGCTGAGCACCCGGGGCATCGAGGCCG
The nucleotide sequence above comes from Micromonospora pallida. Encoded proteins:
- a CDS encoding type I polyketide synthase, with translation MPSAEHPSAATLHRALTAVRDLRAKIEASERARTEPIAIVGLACRFPGGANSPEAYWALLRDGVDAVSEVPADRWDADTLYDPDPTTPGRVASRWGGFLDQVDRFDAAFFGISPREADQMDPQQRLLLEVAWEALESAGQTTEQLAGSATGVFVGVHSHSNDYTWLQFADPERIDTYTGTGTSHSVLAGRISYLLDLRGPSVALDTACSSSLVAVHLAVQSLRSGECRTALAGGVNLALGPHFAMATTKMRMMAADGRCKTFDAAADGFVRGEGCGAVVLKRLSDARRDGDPVLAVIRGTAVNQDGRTNGLTAPSGLSQRQIVAQALTNAGVEPAEVDAVEAHGTGTALGDPIEIEALTEVFGPATGQSRPITLGSVKTNIGHLEAAAGIAGLIKVVLSLRHEAVPPHLHFRTLNPNTSLAGTRFVIPTELRPWPRGEHPRYATVSSFGWSGTNGCLVLAEAPADDTPAGDTRAVMDTPAGDTRAVMDTPAPAVGAADRVELLPLSARSPQALRALAGAYRSMLADTDVPLRDLCWTAAVRRSHHPFRAAVTGRSHTELADRLAAVVDAPAPAEAAVPDIPAGPVFVFCGQGAQWAGMGRDLLAAEPVFAETLRRCDELFHALAGWSLLDEIVADEDRSRLDRTEVAQPALFAVQVALAALWRSWGVEPETVIGHSVGEVAAAHVAGVLSLEDAVRVAYHRGRVMQSAHGLGRMATVALPEHEAAQAVARYGDRLTVAAVNSPTSTVLAGDADALAEVLAVLAERGVSSRPLRVEYAFHSPQMAPFQALLIQALHGITPRPAVVPIVSTVTGLPATDGDYGPAYWARNIRQPVRFAAALAQLDGAGAGCTVLEVGPQPVLARPIVEQAERHGRPGVVLASMRAGADGRTTLLTALGGLYRANHTVDWTRAHPIPGRCVPLPGYPWQRQRHWLRGTPRPAHRTPASGGHPLLGRRINTAVPTFDNVLDAGGFLGDHRIHGAALLPMTAYLELALAAHGGTAPAQVTDLMLHQPLVLSDDAPRSVQVVLTPAAGAGAGWLQGSPATQKAVTGDPCYHLSNGTVQVFSQPATGGHDQPWTRHATGGVGEYTPPPADRRDPATLPDRLTPVDVAPFYQRLRSAGIAYGPAFTGVRELWRGTDQAVGRVALADDSDDYRWHPALLDAALQVALAAFPDDPADAWLPIGLDRFATVTAPGRQVWSHARLRSRSAEAAVADIELRTADGVLAARIEGLLLRRADRHALHGAAAPENRYEIAWEPAESTTPTSGPGDWLLLADHGGTGTALADLLRSRGERVDLLPPDADPTGPLRQPGRTWRGVVDLGGLDAPAGEPALEEVLVAHERTVRRVLDLVSTPAVDDSTAPRLWLVTRGARAVVSGEPVTVTHAPAWGLARAVNRERADLRCGCVDLDPADPRPVAPELADLLLAANGEDEAALRDGVVHVPRLVPAESPAVADRPVRLRIRERGVLENLTLEPATRRQPEPDEVEIRVHATGLNFRDVLNTLGMYPGEAGPLGLECAGEVVAVGARVTDLAVGDRVLALAPASFASYVTVSAARVAPIPAGLDYAEAATVPVTYLTAAYGLHHLARLKPGERVLIHAAAGGVGLAAVRLAHAAGAEVFATASPAKWPVLTDLGVRHVFHSRTLDFADAIRDRTDGQGVDVVLNSLADEFIPRSIGVLREGGTFLEIGKRGIWDAERVARLRPDVQYHPFDLGAVADADPALIRETLRELTDGLGAGRLAPLPLRAFPLDRAVDAFRHMAQARHVGKVVVTHDHPPVVRPDATYLITGGLGGIGPAVARWLVDRGARHLVLLGRSAPSAEVAATLRDLHPDARIHTRQADVADPDALAGMLAEIAATMPPLRGIVHAAGVLDDGVLAQQTWSRFAGVLAPKVAGGWNLHLLTRDLPLDFLVFCSSVAALLGSAGQSSYVTANTFLDTLAHHRRARGLAATSVAWGPWADGGMAARLDDRQRQRLAAQGFRALPADEATDALGRVLDARTTQAGVFAVDWPTHLRGYGDRPPALLARLRRAETPPAASSTDQNPTDLDPTGQGPTGGARERIEDAHPTERRQLLQEYVQRVAVTILGLPSAQPVNPQQPLRELGLDSLMAVELRNALGVFAGRHLPSTLAFDHPTVTRLTDYLLRELFPEPTTPPPAASTPPPPTGRPTWSPGSPPWTTPTSRRCWPRNSPPWR